A portion of the Oscillospiraceae bacterium genome contains these proteins:
- a CDS encoding polysaccharide deacetylase family protein, with the protein MLLMFGIVIAYCTVMLTAFGGFSNFKAVLAPKKELPIYCVQTEEKKASLTFDAAWGNEDTQQLIDILGKYNVKATFFVVGEWVDKFPESVKALHDAGHEIMNHSNNHKHMPQLSAEEIKKDIDECNSKIQKVTGVTPILFRPPYGDYSDRVITTLRDMKMYTIQWDVDSLDWMDKTADYIVNRVTTKVKNGSIVLFHNAAKNTPEALPRIIEKLQSDGYSLIKVSEIIYKDNYEIIHDGTQCKIS; encoded by the coding sequence ATGCTGTTAATGTTCGGAATAGTTATAGCTTACTGTACTGTTATGCTCACTGCTTTCGGAGGCTTTTCGAATTTTAAAGCAGTATTAGCGCCTAAAAAAGAACTGCCCATATACTGCGTTCAGACAGAGGAGAAAAAAGCATCACTTACCTTCGATGCCGCCTGGGGAAACGAAGATACTCAGCAGCTTATTGATATTTTAGGCAAATACAATGTAAAAGCAACATTTTTTGTAGTGGGTGAATGGGTAGATAAATTTCCTGAATCAGTAAAGGCTTTGCACGATGCGGGCCACGAAATTATGAACCACAGCAACAATCACAAGCATATGCCACAGCTTTCGGCAGAGGAAATAAAAAAAGACATAGACGAATGTAACAGTAAAATACAAAAGGTTACAGGTGTAACGCCCATTCTTTTCAGACCGCCTTACGGCGATTACAGCGACAGAGTTATAACAACTCTGAGAGATATGAAAATGTATACAATTCAATGGGATGTTGACAGTCTTGACTGGATGGATAAAACAGCAGATTACATAGTTAACAGAGTTACGACAAAAGTAAAAAACGGCTCAATAGTTCTTTTTCACAATGCCGCAAAAAATACCCCCGAAGCCTTGCCGAGAATAATAGAAAAGCTTCAAAGTGACGGCTATAGCTTAATAAAAGTTTCGGAGATTATCTATAAAGATAATTATGAAATAATCCACGACGGAACGCAGTGCAAAATATCGTAA
- a CDS encoding ECF transporter S component has product MSSKKISIKKIVYAAILIAIAEILMLFEFFILPSYNFLKFDFSNVAVMVGGYILGPVYAIIILIGKCLLHIPLGKSGPIGELADFITGLFFILPMCIIYLKKKTQLWTIIGLAIGIVLLIPTALFANKFILLPVYMPAMTEAAAFKAYALGGLIPFNFLKGVIISVVYFSVIKIIKRVNIIKAIS; this is encoded by the coding sequence ATGTCATCTAAAAAAATCAGTATCAAAAAAATCGTTTATGCGGCTATCCTAATTGCAATTGCGGAAATTCTTATGCTCTTTGAATTTTTCATATTGCCATCGTATAATTTTTTGAAATTTGACTTTTCAAATGTTGCAGTTATGGTAGGCGGATATATTTTAGGACCTGTTTATGCAATTATAATTCTCATAGGAAAATGTCTTTTGCATATTCCTTTAGGTAAAAGTGGTCCGATAGGCGAGCTTGCAGATTTTATAACGGGCTTATTTTTTATTCTTCCCATGTGCATAATATATCTGAAGAAAAAAACACAGCTTTGGACTATAATAGGCTTAGCAATAGGAATTGTACTTTTAATTCCCACAGCGCTTTTTGCTAACAAATTTATTCTTTTGCCTGTATATATGCCTGCAATGACTGAAGCAGCAGCCTTTAAAGCGTATGCTTTGGGCGGTTTGATTCCTTTTAATTTCCTGAAAGGCGTTATTATTTCAGTTGTTTATTTCTCGGTAATTAAGATTATAAAAAGGGTTAACATTATAAAAGCTATATCATAA
- the rimM gene encoding 16S rRNA processing protein RimM, which produces MIEVGKIVNTHGIRGDLKVEYWCDSAEVFFELDTVFLKDGTEYNIEDAKLHKNHLLVHLEGIDNIENAEKLKNKILYADENDFELEEDVYFIKDIIGVEVFDADTNERYGKITEVLQNSSKDVYVIKGESREYLVPAVEECIIETDINEKIMKIRPLKGLFD; this is translated from the coding sequence CCCACGGCATAAGAGGGGACCTTAAGGTAGAATACTGGTGCGACAGCGCAGAGGTCTTTTTTGAGCTGGACACCGTGTTTTTAAAGGACGGCACAGAGTATAATATAGAAGATGCAAAGCTTCATAAAAACCATTTGCTTGTTCACCTTGAGGGTATAGATAACATAGAAAATGCCGAAAAGCTTAAAAATAAAATCCTTTATGCCGATGAGAACGATTTCGAGCTTGAGGAAGACGTATATTTTATCAAGGATATAATCGGAGTAGAGGTTTTTGATGCCGATACAAACGAAAGATATGGAAAAATAACCGAGGTTTTACAAAACAGCTCAAAGGACGTCTATGTTATAAAGGGTGAAAGCAGGGAATATCTTGTTCCTGCTGTTGAAGAGTGTATAATAGAAACCGATATAAATGAAAAAATAATGAAAATAAGACCGTTGAAAGGGCTTTTTGACTGA
- a CDS encoding peptidase M14: MFDIKPDYKNVKEILSDFEKQYDFIEIFPIGKSFMQRNIYCAKIGVGEKKLLYVGGHHALEWGCTQILLQFFNDYCRAVSQKKTVYGYKSTLAYNNCTLYIVFCLNVDGTELHLNGISLDNPMYQRIVSMNNGSENFENWQANARGVDLNHNYNAKWSKGKLLEQKNNIFFGCATRYGGEFPESEAESSALCALTRKLNFDSVVAFHSQGEEIYYDFNGYTPPNALEIAKIIKKLTGYTLSVPEPIASYGGFKDWFIEEFNRPGFTIECGLGKNPLTKEQTKNAFFRLKEMMIFLPIFI, encoded by the coding sequence ATGTTTGATATAAAACCCGATTATAAAAATGTCAAAGAAATTTTATCTGATTTTGAAAAGCAATATGATTTTATAGAAATTTTTCCTATCGGCAAATCCTTTATGCAAAGAAATATATACTGTGCAAAAATTGGAGTGGGAGAGAAAAAACTGCTTTATGTCGGCGGTCATCACGCTCTTGAATGGGGCTGTACTCAGATTTTACTGCAATTTTTTAACGATTACTGCAGAGCAGTATCACAAAAAAAGACAGTTTACGGCTATAAAAGCACCCTTGCCTATAACAACTGTACTCTTTATATCGTTTTTTGTCTTAATGTAGACGGCACAGAGCTGCATCTTAACGGAATAAGCCTTGACAATCCTATGTACCAAAGAATTGTTTCGATGAATAACGGCTCAGAAAATTTTGAAAATTGGCAAGCAAACGCAAGAGGTGTTGACCTCAATCACAATTACAATGCCAAATGGTCAAAGGGAAAGCTTCTTGAACAAAAAAATAATATATTTTTTGGCTGTGCTACCCGTTACGGCGGAGAATTTCCCGAAAGTGAAGCAGAAAGCTCTGCCCTGTGCGCCCTTACAAGAAAATTAAATTTTGACAGCGTTGTGGCTTTTCATTCACAGGGCGAAGAAATATACTACGATTTTAACGGTTATACTCCCCCTAATGCCTTAGAGATTGCCAAAATAATTAAAAAGCTGACAGGCTATACTCTCTCTGTTCCCGAGCCTATTGCAAGCTACGGAGGCTTCAAGGATTGGTTTATCGAAGAATTTAACAGACCGGGCTTTACCATTGAATGTGGCTTAGGTAAAAATCCTCTAACTAAAGAGCAAACTAAAAACGCCTTTTTCAGATTAAAGGAAATGATGATTTTTTTACCCATTTTTATTTGA
- a CDS encoding helix-turn-helix transcriptional regulator: MKKICYYNNKNIISEKLKILREEKGLSQSNLAAKLQTMNVNIDQQMISKIEKNNRQVTDYELACICKCLSVTPNDLLDFSK; the protein is encoded by the coding sequence ATGAAAAAGATTTGTTATTACAATAATAAAAATATTATTTCGGAAAAACTTAAAATATTAAGAGAAGAAAAAGGTTTATCGCAAAGTAATTTAGCTGCTAAATTACAAACAATGAACGTTAATATTGACCAGCAAATGATTAGTAAAATCGAAAAAAACAATCGTCAGGTTACTGATTATGAGTTAGCCTGCATATGTAAATGTTTATCAGTAACACCAAACGATTTACTTGATTTTTCAAAATAA
- the trmD gene encoding tRNA (guanosine(37)-N1)-methyltransferase TrmD — protein sequence MRFDVLTIFPEQIRAVMDSSIIGRAQKNNILQINAHDIREYTTDKHRKTDDSPYGGSRGMVMKAEPIYNCFKAVTKDLKNVHTVYMSPKGKTLTQKKAAELLKYDNIVILCGHYEGVDQRILDMIVDEEISVGDYVLTGGELPAMVLIDTVARMVEGVLPEEDCFTDESHFNSLLEYPHYTRPEIFMGKRVPEVLLNGHHKKICEFRREKSIETTAAKRPEMLLNADLTEKEKKFAAKIKRNNTRKNKMLNELSKLQNGSDIRGIALEGTEGENVNLTPAVAELLARAFAEFLSVKTGKAVNELKIGIGRDSRLSGPDLLNAAAKGLKKSSATVYDCSLATTPSMFMSTVLDGFKYDGSIMITASHLPFNRNGMKFFCEDGGLESFEIKKLIEIAVKGEFSQGEGKILKADIISAYADSLVEKIRLKTGLQKPLLNKKIVVDAGNGAGGFFVEKVLKPLGADTKGSLYLEPDGSFPNHIPNPEDKEAMESITKAVLDNKADMGVIFDTDVDRAAAVSGDGKEINKNALIALLATVIMRDCDKKNPVIVTDSVTSSELAEFLEDIGVTHRRFKRGYKNVINECKRLNKENIYCPLAVETSGHGAFSENYFLDDGAYIICKLLIEMSLLSKDNKNLFDNISKLEYPVESTEIRIKLTDSDFKKQGIEMLEKVQEFVEASDEFTMLKENFEGIRADFKCENEKGWFLLRLSLHDPLMVLNIEARTAGTVEKIKNKLSEYIAF from the coding sequence ATGCGATTTGATGTTCTTACGATTTTCCCCGAGCAAATTCGGGCGGTTATGGATTCAAGTATAATAGGCAGAGCTCAGAAAAATAACATTTTGCAGATAAATGCACACGATATAAGGGAATACACAACCGACAAGCACAGAAAAACGGACGACTCTCCTTACGGCGGCTCACGGGGAATGGTTATGAAAGCAGAGCCTATATACAACTGCTTTAAAGCCGTTACAAAGGATTTGAAAAATGTACATACCGTGTATATGTCCCCAAAGGGAAAAACGCTGACTCAGAAAAAGGCAGCGGAGCTTTTGAAATATGATAATATTGTAATTCTCTGCGGTCATTATGAGGGCGTTGACCAACGTATTCTTGATATGATAGTAGACGAGGAAATCTCAGTGGGCGACTATGTGCTTACAGGCGGAGAGCTTCCTGCTATGGTGCTTATAGATACCGTTGCAAGAATGGTTGAGGGTGTTTTGCCCGAAGAAGACTGCTTTACTGATGAAAGCCATTTTAATTCCCTTTTGGAATACCCCCATTATACAAGACCTGAAATTTTTATGGGAAAAAGAGTGCCTGAGGTGCTATTGAACGGACACCACAAAAAAATATGCGAGTTTAGACGTGAAAAATCTATCGAAACAACAGCGGCTAAACGTCCCGAAATGCTTTTGAATGCAGATTTGACAGAAAAAGAAAAGAAATTTGCTGCAAAAATAAAAAGAAATAATACAAGGAAAAATAAAATGCTTAATGAATTATCTAAGCTTCAGAACGGAAGCGATATAAGAGGAATAGCTCTTGAAGGAACAGAGGGGGAAAATGTAAATTTAACCCCCGCAGTTGCAGAGCTTTTAGCAAGAGCCTTTGCCGAGTTTTTATCGGTAAAAACAGGCAAGGCTGTAAATGAGCTTAAAATCGGAATAGGACGGGATTCAAGGCTTTCGGGCCCCGATTTATTAAATGCGGCGGCAAAGGGACTTAAAAAAAGCTCAGCAACAGTTTATGACTGCTCTCTTGCCACAACCCCGAGTATGTTTATGTCTACTGTGCTTGACGGCTTTAAGTATGACGGCTCAATTATGATAACTGCAAGCCATTTACCCTTTAATCGCAACGGAATGAAATTCTTCTGTGAGGATGGGGGACTGGAAAGCTTTGAAATAAAAAAGCTTATTGAGATAGCAGTTAAGGGCGAATTTTCTCAAGGCGAGGGAAAAATTTTAAAGGCAGATATAATAAGCGCATATGCAGACTCCTTAGTTGAAAAAATCCGCCTTAAAACAGGCTTGCAAAAGCCTCTTTTAAATAAAAAAATAGTAGTTGATGCAGGAAACGGTGCGGGCGGCTTCTTTGTGGAAAAGGTTTTGAAGCCTTTGGGCGCAGATACAAAAGGAAGCCTTTATCTTGAGCCTGACGGAAGCTTTCCCAACCATATTCCCAATCCTGAAGATAAAGAAGCTATGGAGTCAATAACAAAGGCAGTCTTAGATAATAAAGCCGATATGGGTGTTATTTTTGACACCGACGTTGACCGTGCGGCAGCTGTTTCGGGTGACGGAAAAGAGATAAACAAAAACGCTTTGATTGCCTTGCTTGCAACTGTAATTATGAGAGATTGCGACAAAAAAAATCCCGTCATAGTCACCGACTCTGTTACGTCAAGTGAGCTTGCGGAATTTTTAGAGGATATAGGCGTTACACACCGTCGCTTTAAAAGAGGCTATAAAAACGTAATAAACGAGTGCAAACGCTTAAACAAAGAAAATATTTACTGTCCCTTGGCGGTGGAAACCTCGGGACACGGCGCATTCTCTGAAAACTATTTTCTTGATGACGGCGCATATATTATCTGTAAGCTGTTAATTGAAATGTCATTACTTTCAAAGGATAATAAAAATCTTTTTGATAATATTTCAAAGCTTGAATATCCCGTTGAAAGCACAGAAATAAGAATTAAGCTTACAGACAGCGATTTTAAAAAACAGGGTATTGAAATGCTCGAAAAAGTACAGGAGTTTGTAGAAGCTTCTGACGAATTTACAATGCTTAAGGAAAATTTCGAGGGCATTCGGGCAGACTTTAAGTGCGAGAATGAAAAGGGCTGGTTTTTGCTTCGCCTTTCTCTCCACGATCCTCTAATGGTGCTTAATATAGAGGCCCGTACAGCAGGAACTGTTGAAAAAATAAAGAATAAGCTTTCAGAGTATATAGCTTTTTAA
- a CDS encoding sigma-70 family RNA polymerase sigma factor, translated as MSLMFFGLDISTFFQFILYISSPASFPKPLTSAEEKHYIQLLKNKDEQARNVLIERNLRLVAHVIKKYHGSCPEHEQEDLISIGTIGLIKAIDSFDCDKGARLATYAAKCIENEILMHFRNLKKTSSEISINDPIDTDKNGNTLTLIDIIAEEDNIIDSIDTKIKLERLSKILDKTLTQREKTIIILRYGLCFMRPLTQRETAVKIGISRSYVSRIEKAALKKLHNAINNAVD; from the coding sequence ATGTCTTTAATGTTTTTTGGATTGGATATTTCAACTTTTTTTCAGTTTATTTTATATATAAGCTCTCCTGCTTCTTTTCCTAAGCCTTTGACAAGTGCAGAGGAAAAGCACTATATTCAGCTTTTGAAAAACAAGGATGAGCAGGCAAGAAATGTGCTTATTGAAAGAAATTTAAGGCTTGTGGCGCACGTTATAAAAAAGTATCACGGCTCCTGTCCCGAGCACGAACAGGAGGACCTTATTTCCATAGGTACTATAGGACTTATAAAAGCAATAGACTCCTTTGATTGCGATAAAGGTGCAAGGCTTGCAACCTATGCGGCGAAATGTATTGAAAACGAAATACTTATGCATTTTCGCAACCTGAAAAAGACATCTTCCGAAATTTCTATAAACGACCCGATAGATACTGATAAAAACGGAAACACTCTTACTCTTATAGATATAATTGCCGAGGAAGATAATATAATTGACAGTATAGATACTAAAATAAAGTTAGAGCGTCTTTCAAAAATTCTTGATAAAACCTTAACTCAGCGGGAAAAAACTATAATAATTTTACGCTACGGACTATGCTTTATGCGACCTCTCACCCAAAGAGAAACTGCTGTTAAAATAGGAATTTCCCGTTCCTATGTTTCAAGAATAGAAAAAGCAGCGTTAAAGAAATTGCATAATGCAATAAATAACGCAGTTGATTAA
- a CDS encoding DUF1015 domain-containing protein, with protein MKMPFYPADILLIKNAPFEKWSVVACDQYTSEPEYWQRVEKIVGDYPSCLKITLPEIYLNDKNVQDRIENINKNMDKLLEENAFEEYKNSFFYIERTQNDGKVRKGLIGAVDLEQYSYEKGSQSQIRATEGTVLERIPPRVAVRKNASLEAPHIMLLIDDREKSVIESIAPSSDTVYDFELMEKGGKIKGYALNKEECEKVSKALDLLAEKAFEKNENPLLIAVGDGNHSLATAKACYEALKKTTEPEYYLNHPARFALCELVNLHSEALEFEPIHRVIFKVDGDNFLKEMKNEFEICAQNEATQSFEILYKNKLEKIFIKNPPCDLAAGTVQQFIDKYIENNGGEVDYIHGEDTVEKLCQQENSIGILLPCLDKNELFDKVISNGALPRKTFSMGHSYDKRFYLECRKIK; from the coding sequence ATGAAAATGCCTTTTTATCCTGCTGATATATTGCTTATCAAAAATGCGCCCTTTGAAAAATGGAGCGTTGTAGCTTGCGACCAGTATACAAGCGAGCCTGAATACTGGCAAAGAGTAGAGAAAATCGTTGGAGATTATCCCTCTTGTCTGAAAATAACCTTACCTGAAATTTATCTCAATGATAAAAATGTACAGGACCGTATTGAAAATATAAATAAAAATATGGATAAGCTTCTTGAAGAGAATGCTTTTGAAGAGTATAAAAACAGCTTTTTCTATATAGAAAGAACTCAGAATGACGGCAAAGTCAGAAAAGGACTTATAGGTGCCGTTGATTTGGAGCAATATTCTTATGAAAAAGGCTCTCAAAGTCAGATAAGGGCAACAGAGGGCACTGTTCTTGAGAGAATACCGCCGAGAGTTGCTGTAAGAAAAAATGCTTCCTTGGAAGCACCTCATATTATGCTTCTTATAGATGACAGAGAAAAAAGTGTTATAGAGAGTATAGCTCCAAGCTCAGATACTGTATATGATTTTGAGCTTATGGAAAAGGGCGGAAAAATAAAGGGCTATGCTTTAAATAAAGAGGAATGTGAAAAGGTTTCCAAGGCTTTGGATTTATTGGCAGAGAAAGCCTTTGAAAAAAATGAAAATCCGCTTTTGATTGCAGTGGGTGACGGAAACCATTCCCTTGCAACCGCAAAGGCTTGCTATGAAGCTCTTAAAAAGACAACTGAGCCCGAATATTACTTAAATCACCCTGCACGCTTTGCTCTTTGTGAGCTTGTAAATCTACATAGTGAAGCTTTGGAGTTTGAGCCTATCCACCGTGTGATTTTCAAGGTGGACGGTGATAATTTCTTAAAAGAAATGAAAAATGAATTTGAAATATGCGCTCAGAATGAAGCAACTCAAAGCTTTGAAATATTGTATAAAAATAAGCTTGAAAAAATCTTTATAAAAAATCCTCCTTGCGACCTTGCCGCAGGAACAGTACAGCAGTTTATTGATAAATATATTGAAAATAATGGCGGAGAGGTGGACTATATTCACGGAGAGGACACCGTCGAAAAGCTTTGTCAGCAGGAAAATTCAATAGGAATTTTGCTTCCCTGCCTTGATAAAAACGAGCTTTTTGATAAGGTTATTTCAAACGGCGCGCTGCCGAGAAAAACCTTTTCAATGGGACACAGCTACGATAAGAGATTTTATTTAGAGTGCAGAAAAATTAAGTAA